AACGTAGCGCTTGGCTCGGTAATTGTCGTTGCGGGCACTGTCCTGCGGCAGGGATCCCCGTTGCACTTTCATCTTGTGGGCGGTCTGCCAGGTGCGGATGATCACTTCTCCAACCCGGCCCATGGCCTGGGAGTCAGAAGAGATAATGCTGAATACCCCCATGTCATGCAAAATGTCTTCGGCGGCAATGGTTTGGGGGCGAATGCGGCTTTCGGCAAAGGCGATATCCTCCGGCACATTCTTGCTGAGGTGATGGCAGACCATCAACATGTCTAAATGTTCTTCGATGGTGTTGCGGGTAAACGGGCGAGTCGGATTGGTGGAACTGGGCAACACATTCGGCTCAGAGGCAATGCGGATGATATCGGGCGCATGTCCACCGCCAGCCCCTTCGGTATGAAAGGTATGAATGGTGCGGCCATTGATGGCGGCGATGGTGTCCTCCACAAAGGCGGATTCATTTAAGGTGTCGGTGTGGATGAGGGTTTGCACGTCGTATTCATCGCTCACCTGTAGGCAGCTGTCGATCACCGCCGGGGTGGATCCCCAGTCTTCATGGATCTTGAGGCCACAGGCCCCTGCTTCGATCTGTTCCCGTAAAGCTTCTGGGAAAGCGGCATTCCCCTTGCCAAAAAAGCCCAGATTGAGGGGAAATCCCTCTGCTGCCTGGAGCATTTTGCCCAAATTCCAGGATCCCGGCGTGCAGGTGGTGGCATTGGTGCCAGTAGCAGGCCCGGTTCCACCTCCCAAGAGGGTGGTCAAGCCGGAAGCAATGGCAAACTCACACAGTTGTGGACAGATAAAGTGCACATGGGTATCGATCCCCCCTGCCGTCAGGATGAGATTCTCACCGGCAATAGCTTCTGTAGCAGCACCCACCACCATGCCCGGTGTCACCCCTGATTGGATATTGGGGTTTCCGGCTTTGCCGATGCCGACGATATAGCCATCTCGAATGCCGATATCCGCCTTAACAATGCCCCACCAATCCAGGATCAGAGCGTTGGTGATCACCAAGTCCAGTGCTCCCCCCGCCCGGGTGGCTGTTGGCGATTGCCCCATGCCATCCCGAATCGTTTTGCCACCCCCAAACTTGATCTCTTCCCCGTAGGTGGTGAGATCCTGCTCCACCTCAATGATCAACTCCGTATCCGCCAAGCGCACCCGATCCCCCACGGTGGGGCCGTAGTTACTCACGTATTGGCGACGGGGAATTTCTAGGGTCATGGGAGAGCTTCCAGCAAAGGGTTGACAGGTTTCTACCATAAATATCCCCATCCAGGGGATCCCTTTAGGCACATTGCCCAATCGGACACTCGTTCTTGGCCAGCTCTTACTTTCTCTAAACCGGCTGAAAATCTGTTACATATATTCACAATCATGATCGAAAAAGGGATCATAAGCTTGCCGTAATCCTGATGGGGCAAGGGATCCCTGGTTTAATTATTGTGAAGCATCCAGGCGCTACCAAACGCTGCCCTATAATGCCTTGTAAGTCCTGCCCTGGGGAAATTCCCCGAGCTTCACGGCTGCCGACGGGCAGGAATGCTTCGTTCCTTGTCGCAAGAGAGGAGTTCTTGATGACAACTACGCCAAAGGAGCGAGAGCCAAAGGTCAAGGTGTCGGTTGACGTGGATCCGGTTCCCACTTCCTTTGAGAAATGGGCCAAGCCGGGACACTTCGATCGCAGCCTGTCGCGTGGACCCAAGACCACGACCTGGATCTGGAACCTCCATGCTCTTGCTCATGACTTCGATAGTCACACCAGCGACTTAGAAGACGTCTCTCGTAAGATCTTTTCCGCTCACTTTGGCCACCTGGCGGTGGTCTTTGTCTGGCTGAGCGGCATGTACTACCACGGAGCTCAGTTCTCCAACTATTCCGCTTGGGTGGCGGATCCGGTCAACATCAAGCCCAGCGCCCAGGTTGTCTGGCCTATTTTTGGTCAGGAAATTCTGAACGGGGATGTGGGTGGCGGCTTTGAAGGGATCCGCATTACCTCCGGTCTTTTCCACCTCTGGCGGGCCGGTGGCATCACCAACGAGTTTCAACTCCTCTGCACCGCTATCGGTGGTTTGGTGATGGCTGGCTTGTGCCTGTTTGCCGGTTGGTTCCACTATCACAAGCGCGCTCCCAAGCTGGAGTGGTTCCAGAATGTGGAATCGATGATGAACCACCACTTGGCGGGTTTGCTGGGGTTGGGTTCATTGGCTTGGGCCGGTCACCAAATTCACGTTTCCATTCCCATCAACAAAATGTTGGATGCGGGCGTGCCGGTTGACCAAGTGCCTCTGCCCCATGAGTTCATCCTCAACCCGGCCTTGATGAAGGAAATGTTCCCCAGCGTCGATTGGGGCATCTTCAGCGGGGTGGTGCCTTTCTTCACCTTGGATTGGGGCAAATACGCTGAGTTCCTCACCTTCAAGGGGGGCTTGGATCCGCAAAACGGTGCCCTCTGGCTGACGGATCAGGCTCACCACCATCTAGCGATTGCCGTGCTCTTCATCGTGGCCGG
This sequence is a window from Thermostichus vulcanus str. 'Rupite'. Protein-coding genes within it:
- the ureC gene encoding urease subunit alpha — its product is MTLEIPRRQYVSNYGPTVGDRVRLADTELIIEVEQDLTTYGEEIKFGGGKTIRDGMGQSPTATRAGGALDLVITNALILDWWGIVKADIGIRDGYIVGIGKAGNPNIQSGVTPGMVVGAATEAIAGENLILTAGGIDTHVHFICPQLCEFAIASGLTTLLGGGTGPATGTNATTCTPGSWNLGKMLQAAEGFPLNLGFFGKGNAAFPEALREQIEAGACGLKIHEDWGSTPAVIDSCLQVSDEYDVQTLIHTDTLNESAFVEDTIAAINGRTIHTFHTEGAGGGHAPDIIRIASEPNVLPSSTNPTRPFTRNTIEEHLDMLMVCHHLSKNVPEDIAFAESRIRPQTIAAEDILHDMGVFSIISSDSQAMGRVGEVIIRTWQTAHKMKVQRGSLPQDSARNDNYRAKRYVAKYTICPALAQGLSHVIGSVEVGKLADLCLWKPAFFGVKPELVLKGGLIAYAQMGDPNASIPTPQPVYPRPMFGSFGRALTQTSLLFVSQAALDKGIPQQLGIQRPVVAVKNCREISKADLKLNTSTPHIEVNPETYEVRADGELLTCEPAEVLPMAQRYFLF